The stretch of DNA AACACCTTCAGGAGAGTGAAACATAGGGCTTGCTATAAGCGAGATATAGTGGATGGATTTCTTATACACACTTTAAACATTTTCGAATGCTTGATTCAAAAAATTTAAATACAGGACTAAAAAAATTAACAAACGATCAACTTTTCTCCTATATATATTTTAAATACTTCCGaatgctttattaacatttttcaaataaaagaTTAATATTTTTCTAATATGTGGTCAACATTGTTttctatgcacatttaacattttttcaattgctttgatgaacattttttatatgtAAAATTACCTTTTTTaaaacatggtcaacattttttatacacatttatttTTTTAAATTGTTTTATAAACATTTTTGAAATTACGGTTCCACTTTTTTCAATTGCATTcaaatttaacattttcaaatgcttaattaatatatatgataAAAATTTCCATATTTTTAATACATTGTCAACACAttttatacatatttaacattttcaaatgcttaattaatatttttcaaaaaaaaaagatcgaATGCCCACCGTCCCCACTGGCTTGGCTTGATGCAAGCGCTCGCTTCATCTCGCATGAAGCGAGACGGGACCTCCTATATTGCACTGTATGCATCGGAAGCCACGGTAGCGCGCATCCTTTGTGCTCCCataataatgcaaaaacaaaaacaaaaagattaCCGAGGATGAATAAAGGACATGGTATTACCTAAAAGGAGATTTTTTAGAAATAAAATTTAAAGCAAATCATGAAAAAAATATGCATTCATATTTCACGAAACTTGCACTGTTCCGTAATATGAAAAGCATGCATATATTAGTGTAGATCTCTCCGTCGTGCCCTATTTTcagtaaacaaaaacaaaaaataaaaacacaaacaaaaaataGAATTTGTTTTTCTAAAGAGTGAACTAAGTACATTGGTACTTCCCTGAAAAAAATGAATTTAAAAGAAATAATGACAAAATACTCTCACAAAAAATGAATATAACTTGTACTGTCCACAGTATGCAAAAACAATAATATAATAATATAAATCGCATATATACTTCCATGTTGTACTCTGTGTTCAAACAACAAAATAAGAATGTGTGAGATTAATCGTCTCTCGACCCATTAAAATTGGTTTACATCTCATGTCAATGGTGTCGCCTCTCCTATCTCTATCTGATCAACATGAACTGGATCCTCTAACATTAAAAAGGAAAGTTAGAGAAGCTACAATCCCCTAACTTACCTTCTTGCAATCCATATGATTAAAGCTAAAATGATTTAAATTAATATGCAAATAACAGATTTAATGTGTACATTCATAATTATTACATACAAACAATTTGATGGTGCAATAAAATTAATTTTGGATTATTTATATCAGCAGTAAATATCAATAGTAAGTAATCTGCTAAACGTCTCTAACATTACTTCTTCATTTTACACTAGGATTACACTGTAGGACTGTGACTTTGCTTCTCTAAGTTAGAGGATCCGGCTCCCAACACATGCACATGCATACACACACTAACAACCACACACGTGCTTACGCGTgcatgcgcgcgcgcgcgcacacacacacacacacacttcttaatactctctccgtcccaaattacttgtcgcagaaatggttgtatgtagaactaaaaatacgtctagatacattcatttccgtGAAAAATAATTCGGGGAGGAGGGAGTATTTCCTTGTTCCAAAATAATTGAAGTTCTACTATTGTcataagtcaaacttcgtaaagtttgaccaagtatatatagaaatatattaacAGAGTACCAGTATCAAGGACGGGGGTGAAAACCCGGTCTGACCCCAATTGGCTCCACCTCCCCCCTCGCGTCGCCCCTCTCGGGCAGCTCGAGGGCGACAACCCTAGCCCCCGCCGCCTCCCCCCTTCCTCCCCTCCTTCCTCGCCACCGCCAGAGGCATCCGCCGGGCAATCCCGGGCGTGGccaaggaaggtggcggcggggcctctGCTGCTCCGTTTCTCCAGCGGGGGGCGTCGGAATCCGGGGCAGCGGCCTCGTTCGGTGAGGCGCCACCGTCCCCTTGCCTGGTGGTGGCGCGGGTGTGGTCCGGTGGGCTTGGCTGCGCGGGCAGCAAGCTCTCCGGCGGACGAGATCTGCGACGCCGGCGATGGGGCTTCTGGTCTCTTGCGGCTCCAGATCTGGTCGCCCCTTTCCTCTTCTGCTGCCCTGCGTGCTCCACCACGTCAGATCTGGACCGGGTCGACATGGTTCTCCGGTGCCTGGAGCTGGCTGCGGTGTTGGTGGTGTGGAGCCTTGACCGGGAGAAATCCATGGCGGCGACGTCCATGGACGCcgttccccttcttgaaggcgccattCAGGTCTTTTGCTCCACCCTCCCCTTCCCCTAGCATCCCGGGTGAAAACCCGAACTTTGTTGGGCGGCGACGGTGCTCTTGGCGCCGTTTGCTTCGTGAATCGTCGCCTTGGATGCTTTTTGGACCGTGGGCACTGCGGCGTGGTGGTTgtcgggcggcggcgacagcgtGGCCCCAGTGGCGGCGGCAGCATCGTTGCTCCTTCCTCCCTGGACACCCTGTTGTTGTCTGACCGGCATCTTTCTCCTCTCCAGAGGTCGTCAGTGGGTAGCGGTGATGCGGTGCCTCTAGTGAAGTTTCTTAGTCATGTAGGGTGTGCTCTGTTCCTACTCCTTCTGGTTGCATCCTTCCGTCCATGTTCTAGGGTGAGCAACCCATATGTCGACGGTTCAGCGCCTTTCGAGCCAGGCGAGGAGGCAGGGGCGTCCTTCGACAGTGGGAATGGATGAAGATGTTGTTCCAGGGCCTGGTTGTTTGGTGCCGACACAGCCTATCCTCGACAGCAGGCGCTTCCCGGAGCCCCATTTCTTCTTCCCTAGTGATGCTTGTGTGGACGAGGGCCTCTGCGTGCTTCAGCTTGTGCTTATCTTGTGCTATCTTACTAGCTGCAGTGAGTGAGGTTTTGAGAGCTGCCTACCAGCACCCTTGTATCTTGCCGTGTTCTTGTTTTTTGTTTGTTCGAGTTTGTAATGCAATggttgtaatcctggccggttgatggcttttttaattcaaagccgggctcctccttgagccttcgttctaaaaaagatTATATTAACATCTATAAAACCAAATTGAGCTCATTAGATTCATTATGACATATATTTTGATATTATCTATATTTGATATCATAGATATTTGCTTATTATTCTAGGAACTTGGTCAAAAGTAGAAAAAATGACTTAGCTTCAATtattttagaatggagggagtaattaatTGATCAGACCGGGCCTTTGTGTGTGGACTGTGGGCTGCTCCAGCCAGCCAGTAGTAAGTAGTAGTACCTTGTACGTGGGCTGTTACATGCTAGATATAAGAAAAGGACAACTCACCTAGAAAAAAAACCTGGAGCTTGACTTCCTTGATGATCGCTCCGTATCTACCTGCCGTATCGCTCTTTATATCCATGATCACTTGCTTGCAATCCGAAGAGACCACCAAGTTCTGAATATGCATATCCACCGCAAGTGATAGAGCTTCCCTCACCGCGATGGCTTCTAGTGTTGCTGGGTCCTGGACACCCACTATCACTAGAGCTGAACTACCAATGAAATTGCCGTTGTCATCTCTACAAACAGCTGAAACGGCTCCACCCCTGCCTTGGCGTGTTGCTGCATCCACATGGATTTTGTGGAAGCCCGTAGGTGGTCGCCTGGGTCTCGGTGCTCGTCCCTGCACGGGAGGTTCGGTTTGCCTTGTATCTTCATTTCCAGATATCATTCCAAGTTCTTCAATATATCTATTGACAAAGGAGTATGTCGCACGAGGACTTTGAGATATTCCTTCGTGAATAGCCTTCCGACGAGCTGTCCAGATCGCCCACAATGTAACTGATAGTTTAACAAACATTTCATGTGAAAAAAGCTCCATCAATGTGAACAGCCAGTTCTTTGCGTTGAGCTCCGTGGTTGATATCAATTGTTGTGCCATCTCATCATCAACCAGGGCCCATATGCATCGTGGCATCGTACAACTGACCAGTGAATGTCTCCATGAGTCTGGCGAGCCACATATACCACAAGCAGGGGAGTCTGTCATGTGCCTATGAGCTCTCAAGTCATTTGTGGGTAGCGATTGCTTGGACAAGCGCCACAAGAACATTATGATCTTTCCAGGTACCTTGATGTTCCATAGATTTTTCCATGACTTCTCCTCCGCAGCCGTCCTGGAGGGACCAGCGTTGCCATCGAGCCACGCCTCTCTCCGCTGCTTGATAGAGACCAACATTCTGTATGCCGATTTCACCGTGAAATTACCCTTCTTTTCAAAGTTCCAACTCCAGATATTTGGGATGTCTCTTGTACAGAGTGGAATCCCTAGAATAATTGGGACATCCATTGGCATGAACACCTCTTCCACTCGTTCCCGAATccaactagcagatgtagggtCAATGAGCTCAGAGACAAAGGTTGGGGGGTTTGGAGACACGCTGCCATAAGGACGTAGCATTTCATCACGAGGGAGCCAATTGTCCGTCCAGATGTTTGTTGATTGTCCATTCCCTATTCGTTTGATCAGACCAAGTTTCATAGTATCCCTTCCCTCTATCATGGCCCTCCATATCTGGCTCGGGTGTGTACCCAGCTCGGCTTCCAGTATGGTGCAGTTAGGGAAGTAAACTCCCTTCAATATTCGGCCACTTAGAGAGTCTGGGTTAAGCAAAAGTCGCCATGCCTGGCGAGCTAACATGGCAAGATTAAAGAGCTCAAAATCTTTGAAGCCCAAACCACCCATACCTTTTGGTTGCGTCATAGAGTTCCATGATACCCAATGTGGTTTGCGCTGGCCATCTTTGCTTCCccaccagaactttctgatcaactTATTCAGATGCTCACATAAACCCCTGGGGAGTTTGAAGCACGACATGGAAAAAACAGGGACTGCTTGAGCAACCGATTTTATTAGCACCTCTTTGCCggctgatgacaatgcttttgctatCCACCCCTGTATTTTGCTCCAGAGACGATCCTTGAGATACTTGAAAGCACCATTTTTTGACCCACCAATGTCAGATGGCATACCAAGATACTTTTCATTCAAAGTTTCATTCTGTACATCCAGCAAGTTCTTTATGTCTTGCCTCGTACTCTCTGGCACACCCTTGCTGAAGAAGATAGATGATTTTGCATTATTTACTCGCTGCCCCGATGCTTGACAATATTGATCCAAAACCAGGTTCACCTCATTGGCTCCCTCACCGTTTGCCTtgaaaaacagcaggctgtcatcagcGAATAGAAAATGGTTCACCGGTGGCGCTGAGGGTGCCACCTGTAGACCTTGCAAGTTGGATGACTATCTTCTGGATTTTAACAGGCACGACAGGCCCTCTGCTGCTAGCAAGAACAAATATGGAGATATTGGGTCCCCTTGTCTTATTCCCCTTGATGGTTCGAACTCTTCAAGCTTCTTACCATTGAACATCACAGAAAATTTAACTGTGGTAACCAGGCTCATAACGATGTCCACCCACCTGTTGGTGAAGCCAAGTTTAAGCATAATCGCCCTCAGATAGGGCCACTCTAGTctatcataggctttcatcatatcaagtttcAATGCACAGGACTGGTGTTATCGGTAATTAACCTTCCTGGAACAAAGGCTGACTGCTCCTCAGATATGATGTCAGGCAGGACTATTTTTAGACGGTTAGCGATCACCTTGGAAGCAATCTTATAAAGAACATTACACAAGCTTATTGGACAAAACTGTGTGAGTAGCGTAGGGTTTTTTACCTTCGGGATCAGAACCAAGACTGTCTCATTGATACACTCAGCCGACTCATTTCCTTCCACAATTTTCAGCACCACATTTGTCACCTCATCCTTGCAAATCTCCCAATGCCTCTGGAAGAAGTGAGCTGGAAAACCATCTGGGCCAGGAGCTTTGGTTGGAAACATCTGGAATAAAGCATTTTTGACCTCCTCCTGACTATAAGGTGCATTTAAAGCCAAGTTCATATCTGAAGTTACCTTACGTGGAACTGTCGCTAGCACCTGTTCCATGTTATGAGTACCTTCTGTCGTGTATAACTCCTTATAAAAAAGTAGTGGTTATGGCCTCCATCTCATTAGCGTCCTTGGTTAGTTGCCCGTCTGGACGCTGTAatgatttgatttgattctttcttCTGCGCCTGCTAGCTCTTAGGTGGAAGAAAAAGGTGTTTTTGTCCCCATGCACTAGCCAGTCGATTCTCGCCCGTTGGCGCCAAAGAATCTCTTCTCTGTGGAAAAGTTCGACAAGCCTATCCGTCACTTTCACCTCTGCATGGCTCGGACCTGCACGTCCTGGGATCTGGCGCATTAACTCGAGCTGCCGCTTTAACTGATCAATCTCCCGCCTGACGCTGCCAAAATGATTGCGTTCCCAGTTTGACAAGTCATCGGCCAGCCCATGCAGCTCTGCTTGGATTGATTCGACCGAATCTCCCGGGATCTGTGACCATCCATTCTCCACTACTGCATGTAGCGCCGGGTCCCGTTCCCAACACAATTCGTATTTAAAAGGGCGTGGGCCCCTTTTGCATGCATGCACGTCGCGGAGCTGCAATAGAATGGGACTGTGATCCAACGAGGCCGCGCTCTTGTGCTCAACGTTGGCGTTGGGAAAAGCTGAGATAAATGAAGCATTTGCGACTCCTCTGTCAAGCCGTACTCTGGTATAGGTCCCTCCCGTTACCTTTTTTTCAAAAGTCCAACTTGTTCCCGTGTATCCAATGTCAGTTAGCCCGCAGATGTCAAGAGCGTCCCTGAATAAATCCATCTGGGCCTGATTTCTGTTTCCAACCCCGTCATGTTCATGGGCGTAGATGACCTCATTGAAATCACCCAATGCTACCCGTGGTAGCGTGCTGACTCCTCTAATTCCTCGGAGCATATCCCATGTTTTATATCTCTGGTTCACCTGAGCCTCGCCATAGACAAAGGTTACTCGTATTTGTGAGTTAacaagatcctcaacagaaacatcAATGTGATACTCAGAATAACCAAGAACTTCAAATTTTATTGAATCCTTCCAAAAAATTCCTAAACCTCCACTTCTACCAGAACTGCTAACTGCGTAGCTGTTATCAAAACCAAGTGTGCCTACCAAGTTCTCAACACGAGATCCCTCTATTTGAGTTTCTAAGATACATAATATAGAGGGGGCATACTGCTTCGTTAGATCACGAAGCTCTCGAACTGTCTCGGGTTTGCCAGCCCCACGACAGTTCCAACAAAGTATACTCATTGCGCTAGGCGCGACTCCACTGGGGAGCCCGCCAAACGCGCATTTGTTGATTTGTTTGCTGTAGAGTTCTTCTCTTCTGCCTTGTCAGGGATCTGTGGTGTTGCTTTGTTCCTCTTTGCATCTTGCTTTGTAGAGGGGCTCTCCGGCATTGTTGGGGGTGGGAGGGCAAGGAGGCTGCTACCCACCAAAGTTTGGTTACTATCTGTCAGTGACACTCCAGTAGCTTGGGGGGCTACACGCTTTCTGTTCCGATCCACCTCTTCCATCACCACATCTGCAGATTTGCCCAAAGCGGGCTCATCGTCATATGATGAGCGATCTTGATTATTTCCCCTGCCTCGTCCTCTACCTGAGCCCGAACGGCCTCTGCCTCGTCCGCCACCAGATTCCCTGCCTTCACCTGGACCACGCCCTGGGCCTCTGAACCAAGCTGCCTGAAGATCTTTGTATATCAGAGCTCATAAACTAGCCAAGTATTTTCTTACTCTTGGTCCGGGACGGCACGTTTGGTTTGGCCAATCCCATGACCAACGATGTATCCCACACTCTGTGGTCTATGATGAATAAAACTTGGTTATCCCCTCAAAAAAAACCTAGAAAAAAAACCTAAAAAAAGGACAACTGGAACAAAACCGAGCCGGCTGCTGCGGCCTTGATAAAAAGGATTCGATTTAcggtaaaaaaatgataaaaaagattGGACTGAAACAAAACTCTTTTTTAGGCACCTGACAATCAGCAAAACCAAAACCTTTTAGCCATCAGTCATGGCGTACAACCATATGCAGAATTGACCACTTTCTCTAAATAAGTACTACAACATTAACTAAACTGCCTCTAATGCCTTCAGAACCCACACAAAGAATCCTCCAAGGAAAACACTACACTATCCTTGAAACATAATCCTCCCTTATTTTAGCAGTAGTCAGGAAGTGGATTGTGGCAAGTGATTCGATACCCCTTCTGATTTGCTTCTCCACCCAACACCTGTGCTTACTTGTCTCCGGGAACCTTATCAGATTTAGAGGTTCCACGCCTCGGCACTTGCTGCATGTCAGTCTATCATACAGGTACACATCCCCTAGATTCACCGCCGCTTTCAAGACACGCCTGACATGACTCACCATGTAGTCTTCAGACTGAAAACAGAAGATGATTAGTTTGGTCAGACGGTGATGCTTGAAATTCGATGCAGGCGATTCCCACTCAACACCCTTGTGCTCGCTATACGacttcgtcttcctcttctcctGATCCATTTGCATGTCACAAGGATGATCCATTACCTACATTACCACCCGTAGGACAAAGGTAGACGAAACAGGTTAATTGTGCATACACGGGCAGACATTTGTGCTCCAAGTGAAAGCACAGGCGTGCAACCATGCAATGGAGATATAATAGAGAAACCCCTCAAACAGAAGAGAATAATAGAACAGGCTGTTGGTAAGAAGAACATACAGTCGAGTAGTAGAGTCACCCCTCAtcagaaaaaataaaataatagaACAAGGTTTCAGTAAGAACACACCGTCATGTAAAACTCCTCCAGGGAAGGCGCCGCTTCCAGAATGAACATTGTCCAGGTGAGATCATACCCTTCAGGAATGTCAACAAGATTGACAATCCTTAGTTGGTGAAACACAGATGCCAGCCATCTGGTCAGACACTCTGGTTGAACCCAAATCTGCAACAATAAGCACATGATAGGATGAGTAGAGAACAAGTGAAGACAGAACAAAGCAATCATCCTGAGTTACCTTTTCGCATTTAAACCCCAAGCTCAGGTCTCGAACAGAGGTCTCATGAAGAAATGTACTGAACTCGACCATTTCATGCCAACTAAGAGCAACATTTGAAACACTTAGAACATTGAGCAATGGGACATAGCCAAATGACAGTGGTGGTTCTTTGAAAGACATCCAAAACTCAAACACCAACCAAGTGAGCTTCGGAACCCAGTCGAGTTTGACCACGTCAAAACGGCAATTGACAATACTGAGCTCACTGAGTTCGGCGTGTTCAATTTGGAACGCTATCCAATTCTCTGTGTCGCAATTGAGAAAACCTAAGTGTTTTAATCGCTTGCAAGTGACGAGGATGTTGGAGACGAAGTCCGAttcagcaaatctcaaattcgccaGGTAGAGGCACGTGAGACCAGCAAATGTATCCATACACTCATTAAAAAATGACACGAACCGTGCCCCGTATTTCACCAAATCGTCAATGGTGAACTCTAAGCGTCCCTTCTCTGTCAGAACAGTGAATTCGGCCTTCTCAACCTTGCATGTTGCCATGGCATTGCCAACAGCATGCCCGACTGATATGGGGACATCGTCTATCAAGTAGAACGTCATGCTCAAGAGACGAATGGGCCATCCACCCGGATCCCTGCGTGCCAGTATGCTCTTTGTCACTTTGGCCACAGCTGTATTGGCCACAACTTTGGCTACAGCTGCTGCATCGGCCAAGGCTTTGGCCGCAGCTGCATTGATCCTCCGAACCAATTCAGCATTGGACACTGCTGCATTGGCCAAATCTTTGGCCACAGCTGCAGCGGTCGTCCGAACCAATTCAGCATtgcaaaagctggttttattttctgaAGGCAGGAGGTCCCAAGCACTGATTGTAAGCCGTGAGAGCATGGCAGGAAGCTGACTCCACCGTCTCGAGAGGACACTGGTTCTGGCAGCGGCACAGACATCGAGTCGGTCGAGAATGTTGACAAGGATGCCATTGGGCAAGCTGCTGATCCTATCATCTGGATTGCCTTTCTGCATTTGACACCAAAACAAATCAGAGTTGATATCACGGTACAGTCAAATATGCAATATTGATAAGTCTCAAAAAACTGCAAGTTTGATTGTCTCAGAGATACAATTTGGCCACTGTCGCAAAGATGCAGCTTTGATCTACTCAAAATGGCACAGGTTTTATTTTATCTGCACCGAAAAAGGTAGGTTTTGATGCTGTCTGAAAGACTGAAATTTGACCCTGGTTGCTAAGATAAAATAAGACATTCAGAGGAAGGGGCCCATGGTCGAACCGGATGGCTTGGCCATCAATTTGGCAGCCCGTCGCCGGCGACAAGTCCTCGCCATCGCCCGAGCTGCCGCCGgtcagtctgaaaactgattgcctAGAGTTTTTGTGCGTCTCCTCCGAAGATTGGCGGGTGCCGCGGTGCCGCCAATGGAAACTCGGAGACTGAACTCGAAAGAGTTGCTTCGATTGCCGGTTGCAACTCGGAAATGAGCAGCTTCGAAATGGAACTGCCGCTGTCTCGATTGGGGAGTGCGGCTCCCAAAGGAGGAACTTATTCCCGATCCCctttgctcttttttttttttgagacaaccctTTGCTCTCTGGTGAAACCCCAGGTGGGAGGGGCGGAAAACCCTATACGACGCTTACTGTGTTAACTTGTCGTTCAAACGCACGGATAGAGCGAGGCGACCGATTAAAAGGGCCGGCCCGTTGCGCGTTTCACTTATTTTTTCGGTTTTCTACGGGTTTTCATTAATTTCTTTATTACTTTTGTTTTTCTTatctgtttatttttatttttataaatagaaatttttaaaaatgttcaaatgTTGAAAACATGTTGATAATATCAAAAAAAATTCCTCTCCATTATAAAAATATACgagaatttcaaattttgttatgtttaaaAAAATAGGATTCAAAAAATAATTTTCCAAAAAGTGTTCGGGAATTTTAAATTTTGTTCTTTCTATAAAGAATATTCGGAATTTTGTTCACGTTTTGAAACAATTATGGAattttgttctttttattttttaaaaatgtcaaatcttcaaattttgtttaaacattttaaaattttatttgtttcaaatatttttttcacTCTTTTTAAAAACATTcagtatttcaaaatttgttcacttttctcaaaaaatgttcagattttcaaaatttgttcgaaaAATGTTTGTAATTTATTCACGTTTACAACATTTGTTCTTTTTTTCTAGAAACTTTTTCTAATTCTAAATTATGTTTGTGTAATTCAAAAACTATTTCGAAAAAATTGTTCCTGTTTTCTAAAATGTGTTTAGACAATTCAAAAATCTATACGCTACAGTATTTATGGTCCTGTAGTTAATATCCCGCTATATTGAGTTTTTAAATAACTTGCATGCTCTAAACTCATGAGCACCAATTTGGTTTGGTGGCTAGCAGTGCTCGTAGTGACCGCATTTGTGCGAGTTTGATTCCTGGCGCTTCACATCTCTTTTACGATTTTTCTGCACTATACATGGGCCAAACCAGTCGGGGCACTCCTGTGCGGGAGACCGATTGTTTGCCGCAATGTGCGGCGTATAGGAGTTCCCGAGAGGGGCGGCCTGCTATGGAGAAATGATGGCATGGATGGGCTAAGAGCAAACCTGGCCAGATGGGCCGACACGCCATGGCCCGGCCCGAACTGGAGCCTTCATCGATGCATTTGCTAGAGTCGGATCTCTATATCAGCAAGGTACATGTTGACGGTGCAAAAATTGGCAGATACCTACATAGGGTTACTCATGGGGCGGAGCGCCCATTGAAGATTAGAATAAGATACACACGGGACCTGAATTTTACCCAGATTCATGCCCTCGTGGTGAAGTAATACCCTACATCCAGCATGCCTTATTGTATTGATGTGTTTGTCTCGTGGAGAGATTGGAACTATTGGAGATCTAttggcaggggcggagccaggatttgaacATAGGGGGGCCAAGCCAAGTTGACAGAAAAAATCTAGCGTAATTTTTTTCATAGTACTATAACAAGGTCGTGctttgatgctatataaacatgtacaTTTGTTTTTGGTTTAAATTTGACTCCATGATTGATAGTAAAAAGGAAGATATTAATAATTTCATCAGGAGAGATCTTAGCTGttaattttcaatttttctttttcaaaaaaggGTTTCCCCACCACATTCTATTAGAAAAAGAGGCATCTGTTAATTATCTTTTAATGTAGATTAAAAAGCAATAACAAAGCAAGCCGTCTCACATTTTACTTCTAATACATGTGTTCATAATTTTAAAATAAAAAAAGGTTTGCACTTGCCGTTGAGATAGCGAGAGTTATATATAACTAATCGGAAAAACTATTTTCCTGCCGACTGTATTTTTGCAGCAGATCCGAACGAACTTGTTGCCGTGCGATCCGGATCTGACGGATGCGGTTATTCATTTCTGTTCGCGCTCGATCTAGAAAATAAAAAGAAGGCCAACGGCAAGAATCGATCCCGCGTCGTGCACATGAATGGGCCTACAGGCCGATTCCACTGACCAACTCGACCACTCAAATTTGTTGTTCAGTATTACATTGGAACTCTACTATAATATTGGTACACGACAAAACTATTCCCCTGTTTTTTCTCTAGTGCTGCACTTTGATTAGTGTGGGTAGTTTGGCGTCTACGCCTAGGATCCTTAGTTGAGCCAAACAATCAGACAAGCAACgattttgttgctatttttaagCGAGAAAGCTATTGCCCGGCTGGGATTTGTTTGATGCCAACAACCAACCCACCGAACTTCATTTGATGTTCTATAAATGGAAAATAACAATGTGACCTTTTTAAACCCCACCCCAGCGAAAGAAAAAATGTTTTTTTACCCCGCAAAAAGAAAGAGCTGGGTAACTTCTATTGGTAATTTGACCCAAGGAAAAACAAGTTGAAAATATGCCCGGGTAACTTCCTATATAAATATCACGGTATTTTT from Triticum dicoccoides isolate Atlit2015 ecotype Zavitan chromosome 6A, WEW_v2.0, whole genome shotgun sequence encodes:
- the LOC119316167 gene encoding F-box/FBD/LRR-repeat protein At3g26920-like; translated protein: MARTCRRRRAAKLMAKPSGQMQKGNPDDRISSLPNGILVNILDRLDVCAAARTSVLSRRWSQLPAMLSRLTISAWDLLPSENKTSFCNAELVRMANTAVAKVTKSILARRDPGGWPIRLLSMTFYLIDDVPISVGHAVGNAMATCKVEKAEFTVLTEKGRLEFTIDDLVKYGARFVSFFNECMDTFAGLTCLYLANLRFAESDFVSNILVTCKRLKHLGFLNCDTENWIAFQIEHAELSELSIVNCRFDVVKLDWVPKLTWLVFEFWMSFKEPPLSFGYVPLLNVLSVSNVALSWHEMVEFSTFLHETSVRDLSLGFKCEKIWVQPECLTRWLASVFHQLRIVNLVDIPEGYDLTWTMFILEAAPSLEEFYMTVMDHPCDMQMDQEKRKTKSYSEHKGVEWESPASNFKHHRLTKLIIFCFQSEDYMVSHVRRVLKAAVNLGDVYLYDRLTCSKCRGVEPLNLIRFPETSKHRCWVEKQIRRGIESLATIHFLTTAKIREDYVSRIV